A genomic window from Pyxidicoccus trucidator includes:
- a CDS encoding ATP-binding protein: MPLEPVAPLMQDSFIEEEGPRSLFSAPTLEEALFLLADLARRLGRAQQATVTLAPTACQPHGASATSLSKTYQVWGGYSVPRAPAPSARPDKTRFRPELAGREPLSCWEARATKARGLLSVPLPCGAGLLQLFDAESGDFTPEDKAALSGLAAVAGMALEAVRLREENAALRRKVDESEARFQALVAASKQVVWVTDGQGAITRLCTAWGDFTGQQWEQYSGWGWMSAIHPEDQTRVADVVRRTFLTRGIYECDYRLRRDDGTYFPTRARAVPILSEDGTPREWVGINSNLTATRAPEGELERLLREEQAARTQAEAAEQRAAFLSEASRVLASSSLDPKATLDSLAWLTVPTLADWCFVDVMDDSGVVHRMSVAHAEPADEALASEVRDFPPGKEGSNHPTTRVVRRAESVLVHDVSDAWLRKVAVNDKHFEVMKAVGFHCIMSVPLVARGRSLGALTFLAVRPSRRYTQADLTTAQDLACRAALLLDNAVLYREARKSVLLRDEFLSIASHELKTPLTPLQLRLQALRRETQRGTPSIPTPTVASQLDVVQRQVTKLSALVSGLLDVSRISSGRLSLDREPMDLAELARDVVSRFSLTANQAGSPVTLHARDDMRGSWDRLRVDQVLTNLLTNALKYGAGKPVHVYLSGDEAHVRIAVEDSGIGIAPEHLSYIFERFGRAVSERHYGGLGLGLYITRQIVESHGGAVRVDSTPGQGSRFEVVLPR; the protein is encoded by the coding sequence ATGCCCCTGGAACCTGTCGCTCCATTGATGCAGGACTCATTCATCGAGGAGGAAGGCCCACGCTCGCTCTTCTCCGCGCCAACTCTCGAGGAAGCGCTCTTCCTCCTGGCCGACCTGGCCCGGCGCCTGGGCCGCGCGCAGCAGGCCACCGTCACGCTGGCGCCCACCGCCTGCCAGCCCCACGGCGCGTCCGCCACCTCGCTGTCGAAGACCTATCAGGTGTGGGGCGGTTACTCGGTGCCCAGGGCTCCCGCGCCGTCCGCGCGCCCGGACAAGACGCGGTTCCGGCCGGAGCTTGCCGGCAGGGAGCCCCTCTCCTGCTGGGAGGCGCGGGCGACGAAGGCCCGGGGCCTGCTCTCCGTGCCGCTCCCCTGCGGCGCGGGGCTCCTCCAGCTCTTCGACGCGGAGTCGGGCGACTTCACGCCGGAGGACAAGGCCGCTCTCTCCGGACTGGCCGCCGTGGCGGGCATGGCGCTGGAGGCGGTGCGGCTGCGCGAGGAGAACGCGGCGCTGCGCCGCAAGGTCGACGAGTCCGAGGCGCGCTTCCAGGCGCTCGTCGCCGCGTCGAAGCAGGTGGTGTGGGTGACGGATGGCCAGGGCGCCATCACCCGACTGTGCACCGCCTGGGGCGACTTCACCGGGCAGCAGTGGGAGCAGTACTCCGGCTGGGGCTGGATGTCCGCCATCCATCCCGAGGACCAGACCCGCGTGGCGGATGTGGTGCGCCGCACGTTCCTCACTCGCGGCATCTATGAATGCGATTACCGGTTGCGGCGGGACGACGGCACGTACTTCCCCACGCGCGCGCGCGCCGTCCCCATCCTGAGCGAGGATGGCACCCCGCGCGAGTGGGTGGGCATCAACAGCAACCTCACCGCGACGCGCGCACCCGAGGGCGAGCTGGAGCGGCTGCTGCGTGAGGAGCAGGCGGCGCGCACCCAGGCGGAGGCCGCCGAGCAGCGTGCGGCCTTCCTGTCCGAGGCGAGCCGCGTGCTGGCCTCCTCGTCGCTGGACCCGAAGGCCACGCTCGACTCGCTCGCCTGGCTCACCGTGCCCACCCTGGCGGACTGGTGCTTCGTGGACGTCATGGACGACTCGGGCGTCGTGCACCGCATGTCCGTGGCACACGCGGAGCCCGCGGACGAGGCGCTCGCCAGCGAGGTGCGCGACTTCCCTCCGGGGAAGGAGGGCTCCAACCACCCCACCACGCGCGTGGTGCGCCGCGCCGAGTCCGTGCTGGTGCACGACGTGTCGGACGCGTGGCTGCGCAAGGTGGCGGTGAACGACAAGCACTTCGAGGTCATGAAGGCGGTGGGCTTCCACTGCATCATGTCCGTCCCGCTGGTGGCTCGCGGGCGCTCGCTGGGCGCGCTCACCTTCCTCGCGGTGCGTCCCTCGCGGCGCTACACGCAGGCGGACCTGACCACCGCGCAGGACCTCGCGTGCCGCGCCGCGCTCCTGCTGGACAACGCCGTCCTCTACCGCGAGGCCCGCAAGTCCGTGCTCCTGCGCGACGAGTTCCTCTCCATCGCCAGCCACGAGCTGAAGACGCCGCTGACGCCGCTGCAATTGCGCCTCCAGGCGCTGCGGCGCGAGACGCAGCGGGGCACGCCCTCCATCCCCACGCCCACGGTGGCCTCACAGCTGGACGTGGTGCAGCGCCAGGTGACGAAGCTGTCGGCGCTGGTCAGCGGGCTGCTCGACGTGTCGCGCATCTCCAGCGGGCGGCTGTCCCTGGACCGCGAGCCCATGGACCTGGCCGAGCTGGCGCGCGACGTGGTGTCCCGCTTCTCCCTCACGGCCAACCAGGCCGGCAGCCCGGTGACGCTCCACGCGCGGGACGACATGCGCGGCAGCTGGGACCGGCTGCGGGTGGACCAGGTGCTCACCAACCTGCTCACCAACGCGCTGAAGTACGGCGCGGGCAAGCCGGTGCACGTCTACCTCTCCGGAGACGAGGCCCACGTACGAATCGCCGTGGAGGACTCGGGCATCGGCATCGCGCCCGAGCACCTCTCCTACATCTTCGAGCGCTTCGGCCGCGCCGTCAGCGAGCGGCACTACGGGGGACTCGGGCTGGGGCTCTACATCACCCGGCAGATTGTCGAGTCCCACGGGGGAGCGGTCCGCGTGGACAGCACGCCCGGGCAGGGCAGCCGCTTCGAAGTGGTGCTCCCCCGCTGA
- a CDS encoding sigma-70 family RNA polymerase sigma factor, with protein MREQDGLAERFEAHRVHLRGVAYRMLGSLGEAEDAVQESWFRLSRADTSGVENLGGWLTTVVARVCMDMLRVRAARREEAQGVHLSEPLINREGGASPEEEALLADSVGLALLVVLDTLAPAERVAFVLHDLFSMPFEEIAPIVGRELAATRQLASRARRRVQGAAAVPEAELPRQREAVSAFLAALRAGDLDALLAVLDPDVVLRADRASLPPGAPAEIRGARAAATLALKVSRGALAARPALVDGAVGLIVAPHGRLLRALRFTLLHGKVVQLDVVGDPASLRELDLGVLAG; from the coding sequence ATGCGCGAACAGGACGGGTTGGCGGAGCGGTTCGAGGCGCACCGGGTCCACCTGCGCGGCGTGGCCTACCGGATGCTCGGCTCGCTGGGCGAGGCGGAGGACGCCGTCCAGGAGTCCTGGTTCCGGCTCAGCCGCGCCGATACGAGCGGCGTGGAGAACCTCGGGGGCTGGCTCACCACCGTGGTCGCGCGGGTATGCATGGACATGCTGCGCGTGCGCGCGGCGCGGCGCGAGGAGGCCCAGGGCGTGCACCTGTCCGAGCCTCTCATCAACCGCGAGGGCGGAGCCTCTCCCGAGGAGGAGGCCCTGCTGGCGGACTCCGTGGGCCTCGCGCTGCTCGTGGTCCTCGACACCCTGGCCCCCGCCGAGCGCGTCGCCTTCGTGCTGCACGACCTGTTCTCCATGCCCTTCGAGGAGATTGCCCCCATCGTGGGGCGCGAGCTGGCCGCGACCCGGCAGCTCGCGAGCCGCGCGCGCCGCCGGGTGCAGGGCGCGGCGGCCGTTCCCGAGGCCGAGCTCCCCCGCCAGCGGGAGGCCGTCAGCGCCTTCCTCGCGGCCCTGCGCGCGGGTGACCTGGACGCGCTGCTCGCGGTGCTGGACCCGGACGTCGTGCTCCGCGCCGACCGCGCCTCCCTGCCTCCGGGGGCACCGGCGGAGATACGCGGTGCGCGCGCCGCGGCCACGCTCGCGCTCAAGGTGTCGCGCGGGGCCCTGGCCGCGCGGCCGGCGCTCGTGGATGGCGCGGTGGGACTCATCGTCGCCCCGCATGGACGGCTCCTCCGGGCCCTGCGCTTCACGCTCCTGCACGGGAAGGTCGTACAGCTTGACGTGGTCGGCGACCCCGCGAGCCTTCGCGAGCTGGACCTGGGGGTCCTCGCCGGCTGA
- a CDS encoding carboxymuconolactone decarboxylase family protein: MQARMKNPAVLVPEAMQALMALAKCVKKDTLPAKTLGLIHLRVSQINGCAFCIDMHVRELQKAGETNERAFAVAAWRDSPLFNDAERAALALSEAVTRLNDRADPVSDEVWNEAARHYDEPALAQLVMSIATINFWNRLNVTTRQVAGSGW; the protein is encoded by the coding sequence ATGCAAGCACGGATGAAGAACCCCGCGGTGCTCGTTCCCGAAGCCATGCAGGCCCTGATGGCCCTGGCGAAGTGCGTGAAGAAGGACACCCTTCCCGCGAAGACGCTCGGCCTCATCCACCTGCGCGTGAGTCAGATCAACGGCTGCGCCTTCTGCATCGACATGCATGTGCGCGAGCTCCAGAAGGCCGGAGAGACGAACGAGCGCGCCTTCGCGGTGGCCGCCTGGCGGGATTCCCCCCTCTTCAACGATGCCGAGCGCGCCGCGCTGGCGCTCTCCGAGGCCGTCACCCGGCTCAATGACAGGGCGGACCCGGTCTCTGACGAAGTCTGGAACGAGGCCGCCCGGCACTACGATGAGCCGGCGCTGGCGCAGCTGGTGATGTCCATCGCCACCATCAACTTCTGGAACCGCCTCAACGTCACCACGCGGCAGGTGGCGGGCTCGGGCTGGTGA